From the Rhodococcus sp. NBC_00297 genome, one window contains:
- a CDS encoding MFS transporter, with the protein MPSTTERRPLPFLVSVLAMGTFLMGTSEFVVAGLLPDIAGDLAIGISEAGLLVTAFAIGMIATPAVAVAVLRVPERTTLLLSLAVFAAGHVVVALTDELSVVLVARFVTALVTGAFWSIAASVGARVSGPDDAARAIGMVLSGGILATVIGVPLGSVAGQLVGWRGPFWILAGLALLATVPVARIVPGGRSASTTVPLREQTAALMSRRLWVVMAACVLVTSAVMSTYSFIAPLLTERAGLSAELLPVGLAIFGVGAVTGTLGSGRLAGRAPYGTALGGGIAVVAALALLGAVSDHAAPAIALLAIAGLAGLGMNPVLMSMAVRFAEGAPTLATSLCTSMFNLGTAMGSAVTARAIGVFGPASIPVVGAAFAAALLVPLATLVIMARPGHSHRAGTTPQHDALVS; encoded by the coding sequence ATGCCTTCCACCACCGAACGTCGACCGCTGCCCTTCCTCGTCTCCGTCCTGGCGATGGGCACGTTCCTCATGGGCACGTCCGAGTTCGTCGTGGCCGGGTTGCTGCCCGACATCGCCGGCGACCTGGCCATCGGGATCTCCGAGGCGGGTCTCCTGGTCACGGCATTCGCGATCGGCATGATCGCCACGCCGGCGGTGGCGGTGGCGGTGCTGCGAGTTCCCGAGCGCACGACGCTGCTGCTCTCGCTCGCCGTGTTCGCCGCCGGACATGTCGTCGTGGCACTCACCGACGAGCTCTCCGTCGTCCTCGTCGCCCGCTTCGTGACCGCGCTGGTGACGGGGGCGTTCTGGTCGATCGCAGCGTCCGTCGGTGCTCGAGTGTCCGGCCCGGACGACGCCGCGCGTGCCATCGGCATGGTCCTCAGCGGCGGCATCCTGGCGACCGTCATCGGCGTGCCCCTCGGGTCCGTCGCCGGTCAGCTCGTCGGGTGGCGCGGCCCGTTCTGGATCCTCGCCGGGCTGGCGCTGCTCGCGACCGTTCCCGTCGCTCGCATCGTTCCCGGCGGTCGCTCCGCCTCGACCACCGTCCCGCTGCGAGAGCAGACTGCGGCGCTGATGTCGCGGCGCCTGTGGGTGGTCATGGCTGCCTGCGTACTCGTCACCTCGGCCGTGATGTCCACCTACTCGTTCATCGCCCCGCTGCTGACGGAGCGCGCGGGCCTGTCCGCCGAACTCCTCCCGGTGGGTCTCGCGATCTTCGGCGTCGGGGCCGTCACCGGCACACTCGGCAGTGGCCGGCTCGCGGGCCGCGCGCCGTACGGGACTGCTCTGGGCGGTGGCATCGCCGTCGTGGCAGCACTCGCCCTGCTCGGCGCGGTGTCGGACCACGCCGCACCGGCGATCGCACTTCTCGCGATCGCCGGTCTCGCCGGTCTCGGCATGAACCCGGTCCTCATGTCGATGGCCGTCAGGTTCGCCGAGGGCGCACCCACCCTGGCCACGTCGCTGTGCACGTCCATGTTCAACCTCGGCACCGCGATGGGGAGTGCGGTCACCGCGCGGGCCATCGGCGTGTTCGGCCCGGCCTCGATCCCGGTCGTCGGCGCAGCGTTCGCCGCCGCGCTGCTCGTTCCGCTGGCTACCCTCGTGATCATGGCCAGGCCCGGACACAGCCACCGCGCCGGCACCACCCCGCAGCACGACGCGCTGGTGTCCTGA
- a CDS encoding VOC family protein, with amino-acid sequence MATTRHHRIDYIELSVTDLTVARAFYAGAFGWTFVDYGPTYAGIVGADGAEVGGLAVVETPAPAGGPLVLLYSDDLDASAEAVEAAGGSVVSGPYDFPGGRRFHFADPSGTVLGVWAAS; translated from the coding sequence ATGGCGACGACCAGGCACCACCGCATCGACTACATCGAGCTGTCGGTCACCGACCTGACGGTCGCTCGGGCCTTCTACGCGGGTGCCTTCGGATGGACGTTCGTCGACTACGGCCCGACGTACGCCGGCATCGTGGGAGCCGACGGCGCCGAGGTCGGTGGGCTGGCCGTGGTCGAGACCCCCGCGCCGGCGGGAGGACCACTCGTGCTGCTCTACTCCGACGACCTGGACGCATCGGCCGAGGCGGTCGAGGCCGCTGGCGGATCGGTGGTGTCCGGCCCCTACGACTTTCCAGGTGGACGACGCTTCCACTTCGCCGATCCGAGCGGCACCGTGCTGGGTGTGTGGGCGGCGTCCTGA
- a CDS encoding NAD(P)-dependent alcohol dehydrogenase, whose translation MTTPVKAYAATAADEPLSPYTIDRRDVGPHDVRIDIAFAGICHSDIHTARGEWGPVPYPLVVGHEIAGIVAEIGSEVTKHAVGDRVGVGCMVGSCGECAQCVKGLEQYCLVGNIQTYGSTDRDGTVTQGGYSQQVVVTEHFVVTIPEGIELDAAAPLLCAGITTYSPLRHWGAGPGKKVAVVGMGGLGHMAVKLAHAMGAEVTVLSQSLAKQEDGLRLGADHYFATGDPDTFTELASTFDLIINTVSASIDLNAHLSLLAVDGAMVNVGAPAEPLPLHVFSLIPHRRTFAGSAIGSIAETQEMLDFCAEHRLGAEIEVISADKINDAWERVLASDVRYRFVIDTATLA comes from the coding sequence ATGACCACTCCCGTGAAGGCGTACGCCGCCACCGCAGCAGACGAGCCACTGTCTCCCTACACCATCGACCGCCGCGATGTCGGACCTCACGACGTCCGGATCGACATCGCGTTCGCCGGAATCTGCCACTCCGACATCCACACCGCCCGCGGCGAATGGGGCCCGGTTCCGTACCCCCTCGTCGTCGGCCACGAGATCGCGGGAATCGTGGCCGAGATCGGCTCCGAGGTCACGAAGCACGCGGTCGGCGACCGCGTCGGCGTCGGCTGCATGGTCGGCTCGTGCGGCGAGTGCGCCCAGTGCGTCAAGGGATTGGAACAGTACTGCCTCGTCGGCAACATTCAGACCTACGGCAGCACCGACCGCGACGGCACGGTCACTCAGGGTGGCTACTCGCAGCAGGTCGTCGTCACCGAGCACTTCGTCGTCACGATCCCCGAGGGCATCGAGCTCGACGCTGCGGCGCCGCTGCTGTGCGCCGGTATCACCACGTACTCACCGCTCCGCCACTGGGGCGCAGGACCCGGCAAGAAGGTCGCCGTTGTGGGGATGGGTGGACTCGGGCACATGGCCGTGAAGCTCGCGCACGCCATGGGAGCCGAGGTCACGGTCTTGTCGCAGTCGCTGGCGAAGCAGGAAGACGGACTACGTCTCGGCGCGGACCACTACTTCGCCACCGGCGATCCGGACACGTTCACCGAGCTCGCCTCCACGTTCGACCTGATCATCAACACCGTCAGCGCGTCGATCGATCTGAACGCACATCTGTCGCTGTTGGCCGTCGACGGTGCCATGGTCAACGTCGGCGCGCCGGCGGAACCACTCCCCCTGCACGTCTTCTCGCTCATCCCGCACCGCCGTACCTTCGCAGGATCCGCCATCGGCTCGATCGCGGAGACTCAGGAGATGCTCGACTTCTGCGCCGAGCATCGTCTCGGAGCCGAGATCGAGGTCATCTCCGCAGACAAGATCAACGATGCGTGGGAACGGGTGCTCGCCTCCGATGTCCGCTACCGGTTCGTCATCGACACGGCGACGCTGGCCTGA
- a CDS encoding SDR family NAD(P)-dependent oxidoreductase: MTTIAIIGAGEGLGAAVARRFGREGFSVALISREQGNVDRIADSLGDAGITAAGFPADVRNPESLTTALDSAAERLGPIEVLQYSPVPAREFMKPVLETRVADLVGPVEVSIYGPVTAVNWALPGMRSLGRGTVLFVNGGSAVHPGATVAGTSVAFAGESAYAQLLHDALAPEGLHVGQLIIPRGIGAGEPSHEPDALAELLWTMHTERGEFRTFAAPLD, encoded by the coding sequence ATGACCACGATCGCCATCATCGGTGCTGGTGAGGGACTCGGAGCCGCCGTCGCTCGCCGCTTCGGCCGCGAGGGGTTCTCGGTCGCCCTGATCTCACGAGAGCAGGGCAATGTCGACCGCATCGCCGACTCGCTGGGCGATGCCGGGATCACCGCCGCGGGCTTCCCGGCCGACGTCCGGAACCCCGAGTCCCTGACCACCGCGCTGGACTCGGCGGCCGAGCGACTCGGACCGATCGAGGTGCTGCAGTACAGCCCTGTCCCGGCAAGGGAATTCATGAAGCCGGTCCTCGAGACACGCGTGGCCGATCTCGTCGGTCCGGTCGAGGTCTCCATCTACGGACCCGTCACCGCGGTGAACTGGGCACTGCCGGGAATGCGGTCGCTGGGACGCGGCACCGTGCTGTTCGTGAACGGAGGCAGTGCAGTTCATCCCGGCGCGACCGTCGCCGGGACCTCGGTCGCCTTCGCCGGCGAGAGTGCCTACGCCCAACTGCTGCACGACGCACTCGCACCGGAGGGGCTGCACGTCGGCCAGCTGATCATTCCGCGGGGCATCGGCGCGGGTGAGCCGTCGCACGAACCGGACGCGCTCGCGGAACTACTGTGGACCATGCACACCGAGCGCGGTGAATTCCGCACGTTCGCAGCACCTCTGGACTGA
- a CDS encoding helix-turn-helix transcriptional regulator, translating into MDTKAEVREFLMTRRARLTPEAAGITTSGTRRVAGLRRSEVASLAGLSVEYYARIERGAIGGASSSVLDALSRALQLTDTEHAHLLDLARAADGVPTSGRPRRRAERITPPRISLQWALDSITDGVAFVRNRRQDLLATNELGKAFYAPVIGDGGRVPNLARFQFLDPLSREFYPDWDLFAQMCVSIMRAEAGRDPHDKGLQDLVGELSTRDETFRRLWGAHDVRTHGAGTKRFHHPVVGEVHLAYEELVITADPGSVLMVYTAEPGSPSADRLRLLGSWSTEAAR; encoded by the coding sequence ATGGACACCAAGGCCGAGGTTCGCGAGTTCCTCATGACCCGCCGCGCGAGGTTGACACCGGAGGCAGCGGGCATTACGACCAGTGGTACCCGTCGGGTGGCCGGCCTGCGTCGCAGCGAAGTGGCGTCGCTGGCCGGCCTGTCGGTCGAGTACTACGCCCGCATCGAGCGCGGCGCCATCGGCGGCGCATCGTCGTCGGTGCTCGACGCGCTCTCGCGCGCCCTGCAGCTCACCGACACCGAACATGCGCATCTGCTCGATCTGGCTCGCGCGGCCGACGGTGTCCCCACGTCGGGACGCCCCCGTCGCAGGGCGGAGCGCATCACCCCACCTCGCATCAGCCTGCAGTGGGCACTCGACTCCATCACCGACGGCGTCGCTTTCGTGCGCAATCGACGGCAGGATCTGCTGGCCACCAACGAACTGGGAAAAGCGTTCTACGCGCCTGTCATCGGTGACGGCGGCCGGGTGCCCAACCTGGCTCGGTTCCAGTTCCTCGATCCGCTGTCGCGGGAGTTCTATCCCGACTGGGACCTGTTCGCGCAGATGTGCGTCTCCATCATGCGTGCGGAGGCCGGCCGGGACCCACACGACAAGGGCCTGCAGGACCTCGTCGGCGAATTGTCCACACGCGACGAGACGTTTCGCAGGCTGTGGGGAGCACACGACGTCCGCACTCACGGCGCCGGGACCAAACGCTTCCACCATCCCGTCGTCGGCGAGGTCCACCTGGCCTACGAGGAACTGGTGATCACCGCGGACCCCGGTTCCGTCCTCATGGTCTACACAGCGGAGCCCGGATCCCCGAGCGCGGATCGACTGCGACTGCTGGGGTCCTGGTCGACTGAAGCAGCCCGCTGA
- a CDS encoding VOC family protein, whose translation MTIDHAHRTRDVDGHQGMHVDQGALPGEHPGRAMNPVIKVQDIAWLEFRKPDLDRAQTFAEAFGFGVTVRTGDELHLRGLADGAPCVIIRKGRRTSYVGAAFRAVESADVLRLARATGHRVERLPDSIGGIGVTVTDPSGQPVRVVADLDDGRPLPGQRTHDYNFGALDDAGITRTNATQRPPHEPALVERLGHVVLQRTRYLENLTWYLEHLGLIVSDFLYYDGQRHRGPVMSFIRCDRGSEPTDHHTLAMTLGPSDRYVHSAYQVCDLDAIGAGSRYLTERGYRHSWGIGRHIQGSQIFDYWRDPDGFLVEHFSDGDRFDATLEPGWAPMTASGLAQWGPPASKDFLGIAPNKRSLSELRSILTGLRSDNEFDSERLLGLMKVAST comes from the coding sequence ATGACGATCGACCACGCGCACCGAACTCGCGACGTCGACGGGCATCAGGGGATGCACGTCGATCAGGGTGCGTTGCCGGGTGAGCATCCCGGTCGTGCGATGAACCCGGTGATCAAGGTCCAGGACATCGCCTGGCTCGAGTTCCGCAAGCCCGACCTGGACCGCGCGCAGACGTTCGCGGAAGCATTCGGCTTCGGAGTCACCGTGCGGACCGGCGACGAGTTGCATCTGCGCGGGCTGGCTGACGGAGCGCCGTGCGTCATCATTCGCAAGGGGCGCCGGACGTCCTACGTCGGTGCCGCCTTCCGTGCCGTCGAGTCCGCCGACGTGCTGCGCCTCGCCCGCGCGACGGGTCATCGCGTCGAGCGGCTGCCCGACTCGATCGGGGGGATCGGGGTGACCGTGACGGATCCGAGCGGCCAGCCGGTGCGGGTGGTCGCCGATCTCGACGACGGTCGCCCACTGCCGGGTCAACGCACCCACGACTACAACTTCGGGGCGCTCGACGATGCGGGGATCACGCGCACCAATGCCACGCAGCGGCCACCGCACGAGCCCGCCCTCGTGGAACGGCTCGGTCACGTGGTGCTGCAGCGCACGCGCTATCTGGAGAACCTGACCTGGTACCTCGAACACCTGGGCCTGATCGTCAGCGATTTCCTCTACTACGACGGGCAACGTCACCGCGGACCGGTCATGAGTTTCATCCGCTGCGACCGGGGGTCCGAACCGACCGACCACCACACGCTCGCGATGACGCTGGGGCCGTCGGACCGCTACGTCCACTCGGCATACCAGGTGTGCGATCTCGACGCCATCGGTGCGGGGAGCCGCTATCTCACCGAGCGCGGCTACCGGCACTCGTGGGGGATCGGTCGGCACATTCAGGGCAGTCAGATCTTCGACTACTGGCGCGACCCGGACGGCTTCCTCGTCGAGCACTTCAGCGACGGTGACCGCTTCGACGCCACGCTCGAACCTGGCTGGGCGCCGATGACGGCGTCCGGTCTCGCGCAGTGGGGACCACCCGCGAGCAAGGACTTCCTGGGAATCGCACCGAACAAGCGGTCCCTGTCGGAACTGCGATCCATCCTCACCGGACTGCGCAGCGACAACGAATTCGACTCCGAACGCCTTCTCGGCCTGATGAAAGTAGCCTCGACATGA
- a CDS encoding alpha/beta fold hydrolase, which translates to MMLAVDTGTYRTTAGRDAVQEWCRRRLADWSTPHTVRRIDTSLGSTVVTSVIRPDAQRTVVVVPGELSCAALLTPLIDAMPDATVHVADMPGQPGLSSGVRPRRGRASADYGRWLEDTLTQIGGPRPVLLGIGSGAAAALSATCRSSVGAMVLVRPEGIVPVSRPDGRFLRRRTSAHSTSRAVAALCGQHFRPDDDLVEWRLLVSTHCAGTRADRHISERRLAEWSRAVPLEVVAGSCDPVLDHRRLDDQVWEITGRDTTVLDDCGHLPEHECPRALTAAIERVDRLVRT; encoded by the coding sequence ATGATGCTCGCCGTCGACACGGGCACGTACCGGACCACAGCAGGCCGAGACGCCGTGCAGGAATGGTGCCGACGCAGACTCGCCGACTGGTCCACGCCGCACACCGTTCGCCGGATCGACACCTCGCTCGGCTCGACCGTCGTCACGTCCGTCATTCGACCCGACGCGCAGCGCACCGTCGTGGTGGTGCCCGGCGAGCTGTCTTGCGCGGCACTTCTGACGCCGCTGATCGATGCGATGCCCGACGCCACGGTGCACGTCGCCGACATGCCCGGCCAGCCCGGGCTCAGTTCGGGGGTGCGCCCGCGCCGGGGCCGGGCCTCGGCCGACTACGGTCGCTGGCTGGAGGACACCCTCACGCAGATCGGCGGCCCGCGGCCGGTTCTGCTGGGCATCGGGAGCGGCGCCGCGGCGGCCCTCTCCGCCACCTGCCGATCGTCGGTCGGCGCGATGGTGCTGGTCCGTCCCGAAGGCATCGTCCCGGTCTCTCGCCCCGATGGGCGGTTCCTGCGACGCCGCACGTCAGCGCACAGCACCTCCAGGGCGGTGGCCGCACTCTGCGGACAGCATTTCCGTCCGGACGACGACCTGGTGGAATGGCGACTTCTGGTGTCGACGCATTGCGCCGGAACGCGCGCGGATCGCCACATCTCGGAGCGGCGGCTCGCGGAGTGGAGCCGCGCGGTGCCGCTCGAAGTGGTGGCGGGATCGTGTGATCCGGTGCTCGACCACCGTCGACTGGACGACCAGGTGTGGGAGATCACCGGTCGGGACACGACGGTGCTCGACGACTGCGGTCACCTCCCGGAACACGAATGCCCGCGGGCGCTCACCGCCGCGATCGAGCGGGTCGACCGACTGGTCCGGACGTAG